CAATAGTCTGGGTATTCTCTGGACCATTTTATGTCCCATATAACAAAACAAAGTAAAAGATAACAATCTAATAATATGCTTTTCCAATGACATACAATGAAATAACATTACAGGAAGTGTTCCCAGGTAAGCTGAAAGGCaggtttaattaaataatttggaGAAGCTGTAGAGCAGCGGCTATAGACAGCAGCATCAATCCAAAATACCCAATGTAGCCATAAGCTGCCTTCATTCTCTTCTGGGGATCTGAAAAGAGCAAAAGAAACATTAAATGACATGTGGACAAACTTGTATTTTCACGCAAAGAACAAGTGGAACAGTGGCTTTCTAAGTTTACACCCTTTTATGTActactcctttaaaggagaaggaaagtctaagtcacttgggggtgccaaaattttaggcacccccaagtgacttaaatcgcttgtTAGGGGCccccggggtagcagcaatcgcttccttcttcctgatcgcgtgcatgcgcagtagagtgaaaagccgaagtTTGAAATgagaagtcggcgtttcactctactgcgcatgcgtctgtcCCGGACAATTGGCTGTAGCGTGAAtagggaaggaggaagcgctcgctaccggtaccccgtgctggtgctgttttctcctaacaggggcaccagcccggggtaagcaatttaagtcacttgggggtgcctaacattttggcacccccaagtgacttagactttccttgtcctttaaaactgtGAAATCTTCAGTTACCCGTATTTTTTTCCCTCTATCCTTATACAAATCATGTAGGTTACTGTCTGTGCTCCTGTTTTAACTGTTTTCTAGAAAACCCTATATATTGTTCTTAAATGCAagacagtgtatatatacactttaCAGTGCACACTGCTAAGGATTATAGAATGACTGCAATTCTTGATTAGAAGTATACACTAATTTGTGATGAATGACAAGTTGGCTGTAGCTGCTAATTTGTAATGTAATGAAAAAGCTAGCTGCTCTCTTAGAATAGTACAATATGCTGTTCCAAATACCAGTGCAAAGACCAAAGGTAACCATACACACTAtaattatgatctttcccacCACCATTGGTCATAGGAAAGTTCTATGTCCACTTTACCAATGTTAAGAGCATTAACATTGGTATATgggcattatataacatactaacactgatttattaacatatatgggcaggtttatcaaaatttaGATGTGGAGTTTTAGAGGTATTTTCTAACACAACTAAACTTAAGAATGAAAAATGCACAagtgtttccttatttattaaaaaccgcaaaaaaaaaagtgaacacTGAAATGCGGGAAAAAAAAACGTTAATACCTTAAAGTGTTACATCACTTAAATAGCACAAATAGTCcccaaaaataaaagacaaaaaacgGAATACTTCGAAGTGAAAGTACCACAAGAAAATTGCCCAGGACAGCTCCAACTGATTTCTACATTACCTGACAGcctttagatggcgtatttttagaATTGCAGTTTTGATGTATAATggtgaaaaaattgcatttttaatagagaaaaatcttgaattttacaacaaaaaaaatgattgtggTAAAAAATACGaccattggtaaatctgccccaaatagTCATATAGTGTGCATTGTGTCGTTTTTCTATTTTTGGTTGAATTTGACAAATCACAGCAAACCTCAAGCTCCTATACGACTGATATATTCTTACCGCCAGTGTAATATCCCCAGGCATATGAAAATCGGCTAGTCACCCAAATTGCTCCAAGAACTGCAGCAGCGAGctggaaaagaaaaatatagcaaacatattatttcaaataatttaaacaccaggatctgttaaaggacaaggaaagtctaagtcacttgggggtgccaaaatgttaggcacccccaagtgacttaaattgcttaccttgtaccccgggctggtgcccctgttaggagaaaacagcaccagcctgggggaaCCTgttgcgagcgcttccttcttccctattcacgctgcagccaattgtccggGACAGACAGTagacatgcgcagtagagtgaaacgccaacttctctgttcaaacttcggcttttcactctactgcgcatgcgcacgcacgcgatcaggaagaaggaagcaatcgctgctaccccgggctggtgctgttctctcctaacaggggcaccagcccagggtagaaggtaagtgacttaagtcacttggaggtgcctaacattttggcacccccaagtgacttagactttccttctcctttaataccaaaCAATCACATGACAAATTTACCATGTGATCTCAGCAGTCAATAAAATGCTTTTCTTGCTCATTTTCAGACTGAGATCAGATTTGATTGTGATGTTTATGTGGCCTTGGCCAATCATCTGTAGTGAAACTTTTGATTTGCTTGTGGCCAACTTTAGCAAAAGCCACTTGGACAATTTTTGATTTAGTATGTTTTactaaatttattattttttattaattttactgcAGGATCAGAACAAGAATATTCAGTTGTACATGAATGTTATTTAATGTTCCTAAAATTATTTGTAGCTACAGTAGACCCTGGCCCCTAAACTGGCCCAGCACTGTTATACAATGTGTCTAAAAGAAGGCATTTTATCAGATTTCCAGTTTAACAATTGTATAATGAATTCGTATTTATCTATGCATGAGAATCATTTGTAAACAACTCCATCATCCAAATTGTGTTACTGAGTAATATTTATAAGGTACTTCTGTGTTTTTCCATTGTAATTTTAACTCACGGGTTCATGAGTTATACTAAGCAGCAATTCAAAATAGATATACTGAGAGGCTTTaattttattattgattttttttctcatttgggctttttataatttaattttcCATTCTGACTTCTATCCTGCTGCCTGGCAGCCAAGGTATTTAAGCCCTATCAATCAGACCAGTAATTTTAATTCCAAGGCCAAGTGCTGCAGTACCATAAAGGTAAATCATTTCAAAATCAGAGTAGAAGAAACACTAATTGCAAGTCATCTTTGAATTCCACCATCTAcagtattaaaagttaattttattgtGAACTGCAAACTGCTCCTTTTATGTTGTTATAAATTTGTGTGCTCTAAGAAGTTTAGTTTGCATTTTTAATGACTGATGGCCTGTGTAGGTCCACAGGCTTTATAAAAATAACAGCAGGAGTCTTTTTAACTAATTTGTACCACTCACTTATCTGTTTAGTTAGATTTTTGGATACACAGCAGTCAGCTGCAACTTACAGGTTGCCTTTCCAGGTGAATGTAATGCAAAACACTTAAGGGGCACCTGTCATACACTGAAATAGTTTCTCCCCCTTCCCCCACTAGAACTGCAGCCTAATAAAGTCTGCACTCCATTTGGAGGAaacagtattttaaaaaataaataaaaagccccCACCAATGCTAGGCCACCCGCACTGGGTGGAAGCTTCTGGTGCAGGATGCCATGGTGTATAGTGTGCATGTGTATTGGGAGTGAGTCTCCCCACACTTGCTCATGCCTATGCCACATGCATTTGCATAATGAGTGAATTGtggcacttgctcattatgtgcatgggTGGGCTAGTATTAGCCTGTACCTCTGGTAGGAGCAACAGTTTCAGGGTCACAGATGCCCTTTAAGGGTTAAGATATGAGGGTCTGTTTCACAGTTAGCAAAGTGACTGAATCTGCCAAGGTGCCTCCAATTGACTCAAATGTGAACCACCTCATTCTCTTCTTAACGAAAGAATATATTTCAGCAAGCGGAGAAAAACACACCTtcagccttagggtgaagacacagagcgaatagtagcagctacttgtcacagctactaaaatagacaatactgatcatttactgataactgtctgtacatgtgttttagcagaggcaattctcagtattgactatggcagggtattttctggcatttagtagccatgaaaatttagctgctactaagtagctccgtgtgtcttcacccttaaggacaAAGTTTGCACAAAGCATTCTCGTACGTTTCAGACCTTACTGGCATCATCTATATCTACTGTACACACAAcacttctatatattttttttcccacttaCTGGAAATGCAAGCCCAGCTATAAGCTGGAAAATAACCCACACTGGATACACCTCCATAGTGTTCTGATGTGCTCTCTGGACACAATTAAACATTTGGTCTTTGGAGTACATCTCAGGATACTAAAACAAGAGAAGAGGACAAAGAtaaacatacattaataaaaaatatatgtaaggtATATTACATTATATGTTATTAAaaggtacatttatttttagtgttaTAAATATTATCCTTTTTAATCCTTTATTTAACAGAAACTGTtcctgcactgctgcctggaatCCCTGTGTCTCATTTAATAAGAGTGAAAGAGGTAAGGAGGCTTAGCTGCAGCAAAGTAAATACATGAACATAAAACTATATGAAATGAGACCTCCTGATGTGActgctattaaatatataaaaaatatatatatatatatataaaggattttTAGGGCCCCCAGCCTGCCTGAGGTTCCACTGGATAGTTTgaatattatcatttttttttttcaaagcctaCCCTGAAACCCACTTTAGGGAAAGCTCAAGACTAAACTACAGAGATGATTGTGTAGGATGGAGTCAAATCAGCATCCTACAGGTCAACACataatggaactgatacaaaaatctgatgtgtaaactacatgaacaAGTTGCCATCCAATGCAATCCACAATGACATGAACAAAATATCAGTATAGTGGATTTCAAGTGTGCTTACCGCTAGCACCACATTCCCCAGAGTTTCAGTAAAAGGAGTTGCACAAGAACACAAATTGCAGGCTGGCACCAATCTGAACTAATTAGTTAACACCAGGAGCCTTTCACTgttgcattataaaaatacatttattttaaattataaatataaaacaaaaacacctTACATGTTTTGCG
This sequence is a window from Xenopus tropicalis strain Nigerian chromosome 2, UCB_Xtro_10.0, whole genome shotgun sequence. Protein-coding genes within it:
- the LOC734071 gene encoding microsomal glutathione S-transferase 3-like, encoding MATTVHDVLPSNFAYVIFTYIYSVFMIMYLSMKVMGARKKYGVKYPEMYSKDQMFNCVQRAHQNTMEVYPVWVIFQLIAGLAFPLAAAVLGAIWVTSRFSYAWGYYTGDPQKRMKAAYGYIGYFGLMLLSIAAALQLLQII